The following are from one region of the Anomaloglossus baeobatrachus isolate aAnoBae1 chromosome 1, aAnoBae1.hap1, whole genome shotgun sequence genome:
- the LOC142303407 gene encoding uncharacterized protein LOC142303407, whose amino-acid sequence MAPRVDTEKLITAVETHPPLWDTRVDGYHDRLTVDRHWNQVAEEVYPNNAWSRCSPAKRAKYVDLVKRRWRSARDQYRREYNPMPSSSSQGRKRRYVYYEQISFLAPILEVTQTEDNLDESDDEPTAGPSATATSASEQEPGREDIEIPETQQDAATESHEGGTESAQTNTQGSSTQQTTTPATQATQTNVLPRFAPQPLRARRIRRPEEMRSLPEIIDTHS is encoded by the exons atggcaccacgggtggacacggagaaacttataacagctgtcgagactcacccaccattatgggatacacgtgtagatggttaccatgaccgactgactgttgatcgccattggaatcaagtagctgaggaagtgtaccccaataatgcatggtctagatgttctcctgcaaagcgtgctaaatatg ttgacttggtaaaaaggcgttggcgttcagcccgtgatcagtaccgaagggagtacaaccctatgccatcctcatccagccaaggccgcaaacgcagatatgtctactatgaacaaataagcttcctagcacccatcttagaagttacaca aacggaggataatcttgacgaatcagatgatgaaccaacagcaggtccctctgctacagccacctcagcatcagaacaagaacctggcagagaagacattgaaattcctgagactcaacaagatgcagcaactgaatcacatgagggtgggacagagagtgcacaaaccaacacccaaggctcttcaacgcaacaaacaaccacaccagctacacaagcaacacaaacaaatgtacttccacgttttgcaccacaacctctacgtgcaagaagaatccgcagacctgaggaaatgagatccttaccggaaatcattgacacac